The following are encoded in a window of Brevibacillus ruminantium genomic DNA:
- the sigE gene encoding RNA polymerase sporulation sigma factor SigE, protein MYVKLRLQLQLLWYRILLWTGARAEEIYYIGGSEALPPPLTREEEEILLGRLPSGDPAVRSMLIERNLRLVVYIARKFENTGINIEDLVSIGTIGLIKAVNTFDPEKNIKLATYASRCIENEILMYLRRNNKIRSEVSFDEPLNIDWDGNELLLSDVLGTENDTIYKNIEDQVDRKLLKKALDKLTERERVIMELRFGLAGEEEKTQKDVADLLGISQSYISRLEKRIIKRLRKEFNKMV, encoded by the coding sequence ATGTATGTCAAACTTCGTCTGCAATTACAATTACTCTGGTACCGAATCCTGCTGTGGACTGGTGCACGTGCAGAGGAAATTTACTATATCGGAGGAAGCGAGGCCTTGCCTCCGCCGCTGACGCGGGAGGAAGAGGAGATTCTGCTGGGGCGCCTGCCTTCTGGTGATCCGGCGGTACGGAGTATGCTGATCGAACGAAATTTGCGGCTCGTCGTTTATATTGCCCGCAAGTTTGAAAATACAGGAATCAACATTGAAGACCTTGTCAGCATTGGGACAATCGGTTTGATCAAAGCGGTCAATACGTTTGATCCGGAGAAAAATATCAAGCTGGCTACTTACGCCTCACGCTGTATCGAAAACGAGATTTTGATGTACCTGCGCAGAAACAATAAAATCCGCTCCGAGGTATCCTTCGACGAGCCGCTCAATATTGACTGGGACGGAAATGAGCTGCTGCTCTCCGATGTTTTGGGGACGGAAAACGATACGATTTACAAAAACATTGAAGACCAGGTGGATCGCAAGCTGCTGAAAAAAGCGCTTGATAAACTGACTGAGCGGGAGCGAGTCATCATGGAGCTGCGATTCGGTCTCGCTGGTGAAGAAGAGAAGACACAGAAAGATGTCGCGGATCTTTTGGGCATCTCGCAATCCTATATTTCTCGTCTGGAAAAGAGAATTATAAAACGGTTGCGAAAAGAATTTAACAAAATGGTGTAA
- a CDS encoding cell division protein FtsQ/DivIB: MAVIEDRIPHVKEQRPRRKGNRKLIYLLVLFFLIVLIVLFIRSPYSKVQEIQVYGNDMYTPEEIVSHSGLTIGMQFFNVWEYQVQKASEPLEGVKEIKVERSFPGVIRLHVTEFRRVAFWNGQDGSRAPLLENGKVLRQVDFSKRIVDRPLISFWQSPEMLPTLAKALANLSPAVLGEISDIALTPTVYDKQRITLYMRDGNEVRSVVYKLDTMLNWYPTIVKELPKGVKGVLSLFEQPWFVPYTNPGAPIQLPAGESSPKRS, encoded by the coding sequence ATGGCGGTTATTGAAGATCGGATTCCGCATGTCAAAGAGCAGCGACCGAGGCGCAAAGGAAATCGAAAGCTTATCTATTTACTCGTACTGTTCTTTTTGATTGTCTTGATCGTCCTCTTTATTCGCTCGCCTTACAGCAAGGTGCAGGAGATACAGGTGTATGGGAATGACATGTACACACCGGAAGAGATCGTCAGTCATTCCGGTTTGACGATCGGTATGCAGTTTTTTAATGTATGGGAGTATCAGGTGCAAAAAGCAAGCGAACCGCTTGAGGGAGTGAAGGAGATTAAAGTGGAGCGCTCCTTTCCCGGAGTAATCCGTTTGCATGTCACCGAATTTCGAAGAGTGGCTTTCTGGAATGGACAGGACGGCAGCCGAGCGCCGCTTCTGGAAAATGGCAAGGTGCTTCGACAAGTCGATTTTTCCAAACGTATCGTGGACAGGCCCTTGATCAGCTTCTGGCAGTCACCCGAGATGCTTCCCACCCTGGCGAAGGCATTGGCCAATCTGTCCCCCGCCGTGTTAGGAGAAATTTCCGACATTGCGCTGACGCCTACCGTATATGACAAACAGCGGATTACGCTGTATATGCGCGACGGGAATGAAGTGAGAAGCGTCGTGTACAAGCTGGATACCATGCTCAACTGGTATCCGACAATTGTGAAAGAACTGCCCAAAGGAGTAAAAGGGGTTCTCTCGTTGTTTGAGCAGCCTTGGTTTGTGCCTTACACGAATCCGGGTGCGCCGATTCAGCTTCCCGCCGGCGAGTCAAGCCCCAAGCGCTCATAA
- the spoIIGA gene encoding sigma-E processing peptidase SpoIIGA translates to MIVYLDIILLLNLAIDTLLLWFTAYFRKERVRWWRIILASLFGSTYLAFFFFPVFAPMYQWSVKLLFSVIMLWIAFGRKRLLGFLHNLILFYFVAFVFGGGVFGLQYFLSTQNEVISELVTVHSDGFGVGFTPTLAILLAGFVLVFFLSKQSYAAIQQPRRVEAVLAEVVVKLAGETVLCRGLVDTGNQLYEPITRTPVMVAETRLFAHILPEALIGLSSNSEQPLDQMEGIWEKLTPEWQPRLRLVPYRSVASGMSFLIAFKPDEVLIVQDGKRYLTKKVLVGLNPIPLAADGQYQAIVHPAMIETSLEEEYPVREQEG, encoded by the coding sequence GTGATTGTGTATCTTGATATCATTCTACTCCTCAATCTGGCCATTGATACCTTGCTCTTGTGGTTCACGGCGTATTTTCGCAAGGAGCGGGTGCGATGGTGGAGGATTATTCTTGCATCCTTGTTTGGATCAACCTATCTCGCCTTTTTCTTTTTTCCCGTTTTTGCTCCCATGTACCAATGGTCCGTCAAATTGCTTTTTTCTGTCATCATGCTGTGGATTGCCTTTGGCCGAAAAAGGTTGCTCGGGTTTTTGCATAATCTGATCCTCTTTTATTTCGTTGCCTTTGTCTTCGGCGGAGGGGTGTTTGGACTTCAGTATTTTCTCTCGACGCAAAACGAGGTCATCAGCGAATTGGTAACGGTACATAGTGACGGCTTTGGCGTCGGATTTACACCCACGCTGGCAATCCTGTTGGCAGGCTTTGTCCTCGTATTTTTCTTGAGCAAGCAAAGCTATGCCGCGATCCAGCAGCCACGAAGGGTAGAAGCAGTTCTGGCGGAGGTCGTAGTGAAGCTCGCAGGTGAAACCGTCCTTTGCAGGGGGCTAGTCGATACGGGGAACCAGCTTTATGAACCGATCACCCGAACCCCTGTAATGGTTGCGGAGACTCGATTGTTTGCACATATCCTGCCCGAAGCCCTCATTGGGCTAAGCAGCAACAGCGAGCAGCCCTTGGATCAGATGGAGGGGATATGGGAGAAGCTGACACCTGAGTGGCAACCCCGTCTGAGGTTGGTACCGTATCGTAGCGTCGCCAGTGGCATGAGTTTTTTGATCGCATTCAAACCAGATGAGGTGCTGATTGTGCAAGACGGCAAACGTTATCTAACCAAAAAAGTACTGGTGGGTCTCAACCCGATTCCCCTGGCGGCGGACGGGCAATACCAGGCCATCGTGCATCCCGCGATGATCGAGACCTCCCTTGAAGAAGAATATCCAGTACGCGAACAGGAGGGCTAA
- the murG gene encoding undecaprenyldiphospho-muramoylpentapeptide beta-N-acetylglucosaminyltransferase, with the protein MRVVLTGGGTGGHIYPALAVAKEIARQEPQAAFLYIGSKKGLEAELVPRAGIPFQSVEIAGLKRKLTLDNVKTFWKFLRAVSDSKKMLREYRPDVVIGTGGYVCGPVVYAAAKLGIPTVIHEQNVVPGLTNKFLARYVDRVAVSFEESLSFFPAAKTVLTGNPRATEVMHGEASAGRDFLGVDADKRIVLIFGGSRGARPINEATLAMIPRMGEFPQSHFVYVTGNVHYETISAAIKELDALPGNLSVFPFVHNMPDLLAATHLLVGRAGASSLAEITALGVPSILIPSPYVTNNHQEKNARGLEKQGAAVVLLENELNGERLFKALASILKDDERWAEMRESSRKLGMPQAATDIYQVMKKVAK; encoded by the coding sequence ATGCGTGTGGTCCTCACAGGTGGAGGCACAGGAGGTCATATCTATCCGGCGCTTGCGGTGGCGAAAGAAATAGCTCGCCAGGAACCGCAGGCTGCCTTTTTGTACATAGGAAGTAAAAAGGGTCTGGAGGCGGAGCTGGTTCCGCGCGCAGGGATTCCTTTTCAATCGGTGGAGATCGCCGGATTGAAGCGAAAACTGACGCTCGACAATGTAAAGACGTTCTGGAAATTTCTCAGGGCGGTTTCGGATTCTAAAAAGATGCTGCGCGAGTACCGCCCGGATGTCGTAATCGGCACGGGTGGATACGTGTGCGGCCCTGTTGTCTATGCGGCGGCAAAGTTGGGGATTCCGACCGTGATTCATGAACAAAATGTGGTACCCGGACTGACGAATAAATTCTTGGCCCGCTACGTCGATCGGGTTGCGGTTTCCTTTGAAGAGTCGTTGTCATTTTTTCCTGCGGCCAAAACGGTTTTGACCGGAAATCCGAGGGCTACTGAGGTCATGCATGGAGAGGCTTCGGCAGGAAGAGACTTCCTTGGCGTGGATGCGGACAAGCGTATTGTGCTGATCTTTGGCGGCAGCCGAGGGGCGCGACCGATCAACGAGGCGACTCTGGCCATGATCCCGCGTATGGGAGAATTTCCGCAGTCGCATTTTGTCTACGTGACGGGAAACGTTCACTACGAAACGATTTCGGCAGCGATCAAAGAATTGGACGCGTTGCCTGGCAACCTTTCCGTCTTTCCATTCGTCCACAATATGCCGGATCTTTTGGCGGCAACCCATCTGCTGGTAGGGCGGGCAGGTGCGTCCAGTCTGGCTGAAATCACAGCACTCGGGGTACCGTCTATCTTGATCCCGAGTCCGTACGTCACCAACAACCATCAGGAGAAAAATGCCCGTGGACTGGAAAAGCAGGGGGCGGCGGTTGTTTTGTTGGAAAATGAATTGAATGGAGAGCGTCTGTTTAAAGCGCTTGCGTCCATTTTAAAAGATGATGAGCGCTGGGCTGAAATGCGGGAGTCCTCCCGAAAGCTGGGAATGCCTCAGGCGGCAACGGACATTTATCAGGTGATGAAGAAAGTAGCGAAGTAA
- a CDS encoding DUF881 domain-containing protein, whose amino-acid sequence MGRRHKFNIYLTLVTFCTGFLVATSVETTKLLQRERMNDQLFQKETQLNERILAEKEQNRHLENQLLDLQRQVGKVEEAMAQRKSEAGSILSELEAARMRAGVVPVEGPGVIVTMQDSQNAGSAPDVANYIVHEEDVRLVVNELRAAGAEAISINGQRLVSNSAIRCVGPTIIVNGIKSAAPFVISAIGDPHTLESALHLPGGVMQSLQDFVQIDLAKKDKLKLPAYVGDAKTKHS is encoded by the coding sequence ATGGGGCGTCGACATAAATTTAATATTTACCTTACGCTTGTCACTTTTTGCACAGGTTTCCTCGTAGCGACTTCCGTCGAAACGACCAAGCTGCTACAAAGAGAGAGGATGAACGATCAGCTTTTTCAAAAAGAGACCCAATTAAACGAGCGGATATTGGCGGAAAAAGAGCAAAACCGGCACCTTGAGAATCAATTGCTCGACTTGCAGCGGCAAGTGGGCAAAGTGGAAGAAGCGATGGCACAGAGAAAATCAGAAGCGGGGAGTATTCTCAGTGAGCTGGAGGCAGCGCGGATGCGAGCTGGTGTCGTACCGGTTGAGGGCCCGGGTGTCATCGTTACGATGCAGGACAGCCAAAATGCCGGAAGTGCACCGGATGTAGCAAATTACATCGTCCATGAAGAAGATGTTCGTCTGGTAGTCAATGAGCTGCGGGCAGCAGGGGCTGAAGCGATCAGCATTAACGGACAACGTTTGGTGAGCAATTCGGCTATTCGCTGTGTGGGTCCGACAATTATTGTCAACGGCATTAAGTCTGCAGCGCCGTTTGTAATTTCTGCAATTGGAGATCCTCACACGTTGGAATCAGCCTTGCATCTTCCAGGCGGTGTCATGCAATCTCTGCAGGACTTCGTACAGATTGATCTGGCCAAAAAGGACAAGCTAAAACTTCCCGCGTATGTAGGCGACGCCAAGACCAAACATTCCTAG
- a CDS encoding small basic family protein has product MWLPLIGLIVGIVVGFLLDWRVPQEYSSYLSIALLAGLDTIFGGIRSYLERTFNVRIFMSGFFFNTLFAAGLAFIGGFLGIDLYLAAIVAFGVRLFNNLAVIRRIVLSRWINQQE; this is encoded by the coding sequence ATGTGGCTCCCGCTTATCGGACTCATCGTAGGTATCGTGGTTGGTTTTTTGCTGGATTGGCGTGTCCCGCAGGAATACAGCAGCTATCTGTCGATTGCACTGCTTGCTGGCTTGGACACGATTTTCGGCGGGATTCGCTCCTATCTGGAACGAACATTCAATGTGCGCATCTTTATGTCCGGCTTTTTCTTTAATACGCTGTTTGCAGCCGGGCTGGCCTTTATCGGCGGATTTTTGGGAATCGACCTCTATTTAGCTGCGATTGTGGCATTTGGCGTACGTTTGTTTAACAATCTGGCGGTCATTCGTCGGATCGTACTATCCCGGTGGATAAACCAGCAGGAATAG
- the murA gene encoding UDP-N-acetylglucosamine 1-carboxyvinyltransferase — translation MDTFAIEGGRTLSGSLRIQGAKNAALPILAASVLAEGQFYIYDVPHLRDIEVMLEILQALGAKTKHAEGSVDLDTTSVSVTHVPDDLMGQMRSSIFLAGPLLARLGEVTISRPGGCLIGERRIDLHLAGLTALGAKIEEAEGYITFRAEQLYGTNIFLSFPSVGATENIMMAAVLAKGTTRICNAAREPEIVDLQNFLNAMGARISGAGTDTIEVQGVPRLRSVSYRIIPDRIVAGTHLLAVGVSQGHIELANTIPEHLTAVIEVARSCGVEIKTHHDIMEVKKTGSPKSYDRIITSPFPGFPTDLQAQLMVFLSLANGTSVIKETVFEGRFNHVNELARMGASIYVDLGSAIIRGVERLSGASVEASDLRAGAALVLAGLAAEGTTTVSQIHHIDRGYERLELQLQQLGARITRVST, via the coding sequence TTGGATACTTTTGCGATCGAAGGCGGAAGAACTCTGTCCGGTTCGCTTCGGATCCAAGGAGCCAAGAATGCTGCCCTTCCCATACTCGCCGCGTCTGTTCTCGCGGAAGGGCAATTTTATATCTATGATGTTCCCCACCTCAGGGACATTGAGGTGATGCTGGAGATTTTGCAAGCACTGGGAGCAAAAACAAAGCATGCCGAAGGAAGTGTGGATCTTGATACGACTTCCGTTTCCGTAACGCATGTGCCTGATGACCTGATGGGTCAAATGCGTTCTTCGATCTTTCTGGCCGGACCGCTCTTGGCTCGACTGGGGGAGGTCACCATTTCCCGACCGGGGGGATGTTTGATCGGAGAGCGGCGAATCGACCTGCATCTCGCCGGGTTGACCGCGCTTGGTGCAAAAATCGAGGAAGCCGAGGGCTATATAACGTTTCGGGCTGAACAATTGTATGGAACCAATATCTTTCTTTCGTTTCCCAGTGTGGGAGCCACGGAAAACATCATGATGGCGGCTGTTTTGGCCAAGGGAACCACCCGAATCTGCAATGCAGCCAGAGAACCGGAGATTGTCGATTTGCAAAATTTCCTCAATGCGATGGGGGCCCGTATCAGTGGAGCAGGAACGGACACGATCGAAGTCCAGGGAGTTCCGCGGCTGCGCTCTGTCAGCTATCGTATCATCCCTGATCGGATCGTAGCAGGCACTCATCTGCTTGCGGTCGGTGTGTCGCAAGGACATATCGAACTGGCCAATACTATCCCTGAGCATCTCACCGCTGTAATTGAGGTAGCCCGTAGCTGTGGTGTTGAAATCAAGACCCACCATGATATAATGGAGGTTAAGAAGACGGGTAGTCCAAAATCGTATGATCGGATTATCACTTCCCCGTTTCCTGGTTTCCCGACTGATTTGCAAGCACAGTTAATGGTATTTCTTTCTCTGGCCAATGGAACAAGTGTGATCAAAGAGACCGTTTTTGAGGGAAGATTCAACCATGTGAACGAATTGGCCAGAATGGGAGCATCCATTTACGTCGATCTGGGGTCCGCGATTATCCGCGGTGTGGAGCGACTGTCCGGCGCGAGCGTGGAGGCAAGCGACCTTCGGGCCGGTGCTGCTCTTGTACTGGCAGGGTTGGCAGCGGAGGGTACGACTACGGTTTCACAGATTCACCATATCGACCGTGGTTATGAACGGCTGGAGTTGCAGCTACAGCAGTTGGGTGCCCGCATCACCCGAGTGTCGACATAG
- a CDS encoding DUF881 domain-containing protein — MLQKNRKITFILAIISAIIGVMLTIQLRSSFHPVHKESRSIAELRASLQKELEKHKNLLADISKYNQLYYQYETSLNEDESLSVMKEELARNRKLAGMVSVEGKGIVLQVVEAALHHAELGHDGEVTEPLVGGYTSDEEDLRWLVNVLFANGAQAVSINGHRMVATTPIRYVGDSIQIDTKTIQPPYELKALGEPEVLLSALKLEGVEENFRMANKEIIAEKREKLIVPAHREQRPIQYMKPVKEKGES; from the coding sequence ATGTTGCAAAAAAACCGTAAAATCACATTTATTCTTGCTATTATTAGTGCTATCATAGGGGTTATGTTGACCATCCAGCTAAGGAGCAGCTTTCACCCGGTTCATAAAGAGTCGCGGAGTATTGCTGAGTTGCGTGCGTCTCTGCAGAAGGAACTGGAGAAGCACAAAAATCTTTTGGCGGATATTTCTAAGTACAATCAACTGTACTATCAGTATGAAACTTCACTAAATGAGGATGAAAGCCTTTCGGTTATGAAAGAAGAGCTTGCCCGGAATCGTAAACTGGCAGGTATGGTCAGCGTCGAGGGAAAGGGAATCGTGCTGCAGGTAGTTGAAGCTGCGCTGCATCATGCGGAACTGGGCCACGATGGAGAAGTGACCGAGCCTCTGGTAGGTGGTTATACGAGTGACGAGGAAGACCTCAGATGGCTGGTCAATGTACTTTTTGCCAATGGTGCCCAGGCGGTCTCGATTAATGGTCACCGCATGGTCGCAACTACACCGATCCGCTACGTCGGCGATTCGATCCAAATCGATACGAAGACCATTCAGCCACCGTACGAACTGAAAGCGTTGGGGGAACCTGAAGTGTTGCTGTCTGCCCTGAAGCTGGAAGGTGTGGAAGAAAACTTTCGCATGGCCAATAAAGAGATTATTGCCGAAAAGCGGGAGAAGTTGATTGTTCCTGCACACAGAGAGCAACGCCCCATCCAATACATGAAACCTGTCAAAGAAAAAGGAGAATCCTGA
- the murB gene encoding UDP-N-acetylmuramate dehydrogenase, which translates to MKQITDELRQANVGKVWTNEPLANHTTWRIGGPADLLIQPKDKSELLTALQIIRRHNIPWSVIGRGSNLLVRDGGIRGAVLKVAEGLSHCEFRGEEVRVGAGYSMIRLAMETGKMGLTGMEFAGGIPGTVGGAVYMNAGAHGSDLSRIIKDAEILFEDGEVSVLNNEELSFSYRTSLLQKRKGIVLEARFQLRQGDRKEIAAVLAANKDRRRITQPLQMPCAGSVFRNPPGDHAGRLIEAAGLKGFQIGGAQVSEIHANFIVNRGGATAADVLTLITHIRCTIQEKFGVEMHQEVLVVGEG; encoded by the coding sequence ATGAAACAGATCACAGATGAGTTGAGGCAGGCGAATGTTGGAAAAGTGTGGACCAATGAACCTCTCGCCAACCATACGACTTGGCGGATAGGGGGTCCTGCTGATTTGTTAATCCAGCCCAAGGATAAGTCAGAATTGCTGACAGCCTTGCAAATCATCCGTCGTCATAATATTCCTTGGAGCGTGATCGGGCGCGGTTCCAACCTTCTGGTGAGGGACGGAGGGATACGTGGAGCCGTGCTGAAGGTGGCTGAGGGCTTGAGTCACTGCGAATTCAGGGGCGAAGAGGTGCGTGTGGGTGCCGGATATTCCATGATCCGCCTGGCGATGGAAACAGGCAAAATGGGATTAACAGGTATGGAGTTTGCGGGAGGCATTCCTGGTACAGTTGGCGGAGCCGTTTACATGAATGCAGGGGCGCACGGATCGGATCTGTCACGGATTATCAAAGATGCCGAAATTCTCTTTGAAGATGGTGAAGTAAGTGTGTTGAACAACGAGGAACTGAGCTTCAGTTACCGAACCTCCCTGCTGCAAAAGCGAAAGGGAATTGTACTGGAAGCGCGTTTCCAACTGCGCCAGGGTGACCGCAAAGAGATCGCAGCTGTTTTGGCTGCAAACAAGGATCGGCGCCGGATCACACAGCCCCTACAGATGCCCTGTGCCGGCAGTGTCTTCCGCAATCCGCCGGGAGATCATGCAGGCCGCTTGATTGAAGCAGCAGGACTGAAAGGCTTTCAGATCGGCGGAGCTCAGGTTTCTGAGATCCACGCAAACTTCATCGTCAATCGGGGAGGAGCTACGGCTGCCGACGTCCTCACCTTGATTACGCACATCCGATGCACGATTCAGGAAAAATTTGGCGTCGAAATGCATCAGGAGGTACTGGTGGTGGGCGAGGGGTAA
- the ftsA gene encoding cell division protein FtsA, whose protein sequence is MVSNELIVSLDIGTSKVRVMIGEVNNGSINIIGVGQAHSEGIKKGVIVDIDQTVHAIREAVDHAERMVGVSIDEVYVGITGNHIELHETQGVVAVSSEDREIREEDIQRVIQAAKVVAIPPDREIIEVVPKEYIVDGQGGIKDPRGMIGVRLEMEGTIVTGSKTVVHNIVRCTERTNLHVSGIFLQPLASSTVALSKDDKKMGVVLVDIGAGSTTIGVFEQGKLAATTVIGIGGDHITNDISLGLRTHTDVAERVKTKNGCALIDEASEDVKFKVTRIGSDVEKQFTQVDLANIIEPRAAEIFHLVEDAVYKLGYHDDIAGGYVLTGGTVAMPGMLELAKEELDAPVRVAIPDYIGVRDPAYTTGVGLIQYALHQLERRSVRVAPPSFKGAQKSAVSSKPKEGAGLMDKVKNWFSEFI, encoded by the coding sequence TTGGTAAGCAATGAACTCATCGTCAGCCTAGACATTGGAACTTCTAAAGTACGCGTCATGATTGGCGAGGTAAACAACGGTTCCATCAACATCATCGGAGTCGGACAAGCACACTCGGAAGGAATCAAAAAGGGTGTGATCGTCGACATCGACCAAACTGTGCATGCCATCCGGGAAGCTGTAGACCATGCCGAGCGCATGGTAGGGGTATCGATTGACGAAGTTTATGTCGGTATCACAGGGAACCACATTGAGCTGCATGAAACACAAGGGGTTGTCGCTGTATCCAGCGAGGACCGTGAAATACGAGAGGAAGACATCCAACGAGTCATCCAGGCAGCAAAGGTTGTTGCCATACCGCCCGACCGTGAGATTATTGAAGTTGTACCGAAAGAATACATCGTAGATGGGCAGGGTGGCATAAAAGATCCGCGAGGTATGATCGGCGTCCGTCTAGAAATGGAAGGCACGATTGTAACCGGGTCTAAAACTGTCGTACATAATATTGTGCGCTGCACGGAGCGGACAAATCTCCACGTTTCCGGGATTTTTCTGCAGCCGCTTGCCTCCAGCACGGTAGCTCTTTCCAAAGACGACAAAAAAATGGGAGTCGTTTTGGTAGATATTGGTGCCGGTTCTACGACAATCGGTGTATTTGAACAGGGAAAACTGGCAGCAACGACTGTAATTGGAATTGGCGGCGACCATATTACCAATGATATCTCATTAGGACTTCGGACTCATACGGACGTAGCCGAACGAGTCAAGACCAAAAATGGCTGCGCTCTGATCGACGAGGCTTCTGAGGATGTAAAATTCAAGGTGACGCGTATTGGCAGTGATGTGGAAAAACAGTTTACTCAGGTGGATCTAGCGAACATTATTGAACCGCGTGCGGCGGAGATTTTCCATCTTGTCGAAGATGCCGTGTACAAGCTCGGGTACCATGATGACATAGCCGGCGGCTACGTTTTGACTGGTGGCACAGTAGCGATGCCAGGCATGCTGGAATTGGCAAAAGAGGAGTTAGATGCTCCTGTCCGCGTCGCAATCCCCGATTACATAGGGGTGAGAGACCCTGCTTACACAACTGGTGTCGGTTTGATTCAGTACGCCCTCCATCAGTTGGAGCGCCGGAGTGTGCGGGTAGCTCCTCCATCGTTTAAAGGGGCACAAAAGTCAGCTGTTTCTTCCAAGCCGAAAGAAGGGGCCGGCTTGATGGACAAAGTAAAGAACTGGTTCAGCGAGTTCATTTAA
- the ftsZ gene encoding cell division protein FtsZ gives MLEFDMDMESFARIKVIGCGGGGSNAVNRMIAGGVRGVEFITLNTDAQALQLSSADIKLQIGEKLTRGLGAGANPEIGKKAAEESRDLIENALRGADMVFVTGGMGGGTGTGAAPVVAEIAKELGALTVGVVTRPFSFEGRKRSMQGELGIAALKEKVDTLIVIPNDRLLEIVDKNTPMLEAFREADNILRQGVQGISDLIATPGLINLDFADVKTIMTERGSALMGIGVGSGENRAAEAARRAISSPLLETSIDGARGVLMNITGGTNLSLYEVNEAADIVSSAADPEVNMIFGAVINEDLKNEIVVTVIATGFEDNQRQNAAQRRVQQPVQTSNRPTPISNQSQPRAKEEEEEKPFFSMSNLDNLDIPAFLRNRRRNKK, from the coding sequence ATGCTGGAATTTGATATGGACATGGAATCCTTTGCGCGAATTAAAGTAATTGGTTGCGGCGGTGGCGGAAGCAACGCGGTCAACCGTATGATTGCCGGCGGTGTGAGAGGAGTCGAATTTATTACTCTCAATACAGACGCGCAAGCTCTGCAACTCTCCAGTGCTGACATCAAGCTGCAGATCGGAGAAAAACTGACACGAGGACTGGGAGCCGGTGCCAATCCGGAAATCGGAAAAAAAGCGGCGGAAGAAAGTCGTGATCTGATCGAGAACGCCCTGCGCGGCGCAGATATGGTCTTCGTCACAGGCGGAATGGGTGGCGGTACAGGTACTGGTGCAGCACCTGTCGTAGCAGAGATCGCCAAAGAGCTGGGCGCTTTGACTGTTGGTGTCGTAACTCGCCCGTTTTCCTTTGAGGGACGCAAGCGCTCGATGCAAGGTGAGCTGGGAATTGCAGCATTGAAGGAAAAGGTAGACACACTGATCGTTATCCCGAACGATCGTTTGCTGGAAATTGTAGACAAGAACACCCCGATGCTGGAAGCATTCCGCGAAGCGGACAACATCCTGCGCCAAGGGGTACAAGGGATATCCGATTTGATTGCGACACCAGGTTTGATCAACCTGGATTTTGCTGACGTTAAAACCATTATGACAGAGCGTGGCTCTGCTCTGATGGGTATTGGTGTGGGCAGCGGTGAAAATCGTGCGGCTGAAGCAGCAAGACGCGCTATTTCCAGCCCGCTGCTGGAAACATCGATCGATGGGGCGCGCGGTGTGCTGATGAACATTACGGGCGGCACCAACCTGAGCTTGTATGAAGTAAACGAAGCGGCTGATATCGTATCCTCGGCTGCTGATCCGGAAGTAAACATGATTTTCGGTGCCGTGATCAACGAAGATTTGAAAAACGAGATCGTCGTAACGGTGATCGCTACGGGCTTTGAAGACAACCAGCGTCAAAACGCTGCACAGCGCCGCGTTCAACAGCCTGTCCAAACCAGCAACCGTCCGACGCCAATTTCCAATCAGTCTCAGCCACGTGCGAAGGAAGAGGAAGAAGAGAAGCCATTCTTCTCGATGAGCAATCTGGACAACCTGGATATTCCGGCCTTCCTGCGCAATCGCCGCCGCAACAAGAAGTAG